Proteins encoded together in one Cherax quadricarinatus isolate ZL_2023a chromosome 68, ASM3850222v1, whole genome shotgun sequence window:
- the LOC138854739 gene encoding uncharacterized protein, whose product MKLVLACLGIAMLAVSCVARPGTHGGGGGYGGGGGGGGGHGGGGGYGGGGGGYGGGGGGYGGGGGGHGGGGHGGGGHGGGGYGGGGGGGGGGYAGGSASINFNLGGHGGGGGGYGGASGGGGYGGSGGGGYGGGSGGGGYGGGGGGYGGGGGGYGGGGGGYGGGGGGHGGGGGYGGGGHGGGGGGHGGGGGGHGGGGGGYGGGGYGK is encoded by the exons ATG AAGCTGGTGTTAGCGTGTCTGGGCATCGCCATGCTGGCTGTGTCCTGCGTCGCCAGGCCTGGTACacatggtggtggcggtggctatggtggtggtggtggcggcggcggcggccatGGAGGCGGTGGTGGctatggaggaggtggtggtggatacGGTGGCGGCGGAGGAGgatatggaggtggtggtggcggccatGGTGGTGGCGGCCATGGTGGTGGCGGCCATGGTGGTGGCGGCTATGGAGGTGGTGGCGGAGGCGGCGGTGGCGGCTACGCAGGAGGAAGTGCATCTATCAATTTTAACCTAGGCGGCCATGGTGGCGGCGGTGGAGGCTATGGTGGTGCATCCGGAGGCGGTGGTtacggtggtagtggcggtggaggTTATGGGGGAGGTAGTGGCGGTGGAGGTTATGGGGGAGGTGGTGGCGGCTACGGCGGAGGCGGTGGCGGCTACGGCGGAGGCGGTGGCGGCTACGGCGGAGGCGGTGGCGGCCATGGGGGAGGCGGCGGCTACGGCGGAGGCGGCCATGGGGGAGGCGGTGGCGGCCATGGGGGAGGCGGTGGCGGCCATGGGGGAGGCGGTGGTGGCTACGGTGGAGGCGGTTACGGAAAATAA